Proteins encoded by one window of Elaeis guineensis isolate ETL-2024a chromosome 12, EG11, whole genome shotgun sequence:
- the LOC105055076 gene encoding bifunctional protein FolD 4, chloroplastic, whose translation MASSVLSDRSSPATARLLPFQRSAQSWKSQFQRSVSIAWKPLRLNVIRSTASPHRSLSAVAPVAMTTETSAKVIDGKSVAKQIKDEIAGEIVRMKDETGIVPGLAVILVGCRKDSQTYVRNKKKACEAVGIKSYEANLPEDSTEEDVLKHITCFNDDPSVHGILVQLPLPRHMNEEKILNAVSIEKDVDGFHPLNIGRLVMQGREPLFVPCTPKGCMELLHRCGVEIKGKRAVVIGRSNIVGMPAALLLQKANATISMVHSSTKNPEEITRQADIIISAAGVANLVRGSWIKPGAVVIDVGINPVDDAESPRGYRLVGDVCYEEACKVASAITPVPGGVGPMTIAMLLSNTLSSAKRIHDFK comes from the exons ATGGCATCATCGGTGCTCTCGGACCGCTCTTCGCCGGCGACGGCACGGCTTCTTCCCTTCCAGAGGAGCGCACAAAGTTGGAAGTCCCAATTCCAACGCTCGGTCTCGATCGCGTggaagcccttgaggctgaatgTGATTCGATCAACTGCCTCTCCGCATCGGAGCTTATCGGCCGTTGCTCCAG TGGCTATGACTACTGAAACCTCTGCTAAGGTTATTGATGGCAAGTCAGTTGCAAAGCAAATAAAAGATGAAATTGCTGGAGAAATTGTGAGGATGAAGGATGAAACTGGCATTGTTCCTGGATTGGCGGTCATTCTGGTAGGTTGTAGGAAGGACTCTCAAACATATGTCCGCAATAAGAAGAAGGCTTGTGAAGCTGTAGGTATCAAGTCTTATGAAGCTAATTTGCCTGAAGACAGCACAGAAGAAGATGTGCTTAAGCACATTACATGCTTTAATGATGATCCATCGGTTCATGGGATTCTGGTTCAGTTGCCCCTGCCTCGT CATATGAATGAGGAGAAAATTTTGAATGCTGTTAGTATTGAGAAAGATGTGGATGGTTTCCATCCACTGAATATTGGTCGTCTTGTTATGCAAGGTAGAGAACCCTTGTTTGTTCCCTGTACTCCGAAAGGATGCATGGAGTTGTTGCACAGGTGTGGTGTTGAGATCAAGGGGAAAAGAGCTGTTGTAATTGGGCGGAGCAATATTGTTGGAATGCCTGCTGCATTATTGTTGCAA AAAGCAAATGCAACCATTAGCATGGTTCACTCTTCCACTAAGAACCCTGAGGAAATCACAAGACAGGCAGATATCATCATTTCAGCTGCTGGAGTAGCTAACTTGGTGAGGGGTAGCTGGATAAAGCCTGGTGCAGTTGTGATAGATGTTGGGATCAATCCAGTTGAT GATGCTGAAAGTCCTCGTGGTTACCGGCTGGTTGGTGATGTCTGTTACGAAGAGGCCTGTAAGGTAGCTTCTGCTATTACACCAGTTCCTGGAGGAGTTGGTCCAATGACCATAGCGATGCTACTATCTAACACACTCAGCTCAGCAAAAAGGATACATGATTTCAAGTGA
- the LOC105055077 gene encoding 26S proteasome non-ATPase regulatory subunit 4 homolog isoform X1 translates to MVLEATMICIDNSEWMRNGDYSPTRLQAQVDAINLICGAKTQSNPENTVGILTMAGKGVRVLVTPTSDLGKILACMHGLDIGGEMNMTSGIQVAQLALKHRQNKKQQQRIIVFAGSPVKYDKNVLEVIGRKLKKNSVALDIVDFGEADDTKPEKLEALLAAVNNNDSSHIVHVPSGPNALSDVLISTPIFTGDGDGGSGFAAAAAAASGMSGFDFGVDPNVDPELALALRISMEEERARQEAAAKKAAEDAAKQEKEGEQASSSHDVTMVEPVGGSTHQVSEKKNDLMDDETALLQQAFAMSMDDTGSTGLATGDANMSDTTSDDKELAFALQMSAQENAKDSSNQSEMNRVLGDQSFVSSILTSLPGVDPNDPSVKELLASLESQSEPQQKKSEDKPEDRGDN, encoded by the exons ATGGTTCTCGAG GCCACCATGATCTGTATCGATAATTCGGAGTGGATGAGGAACGGGGACTACTCCCCCACCCGACTCCAAGCCCAAGTCGACGCCATCAATCTTATCTGCGGAGCTAAAACGCAG TCGAATCCGGAAAATACGGTGGGTATTCTGACCATGGCGGGCAAAGGGGTCCGCGTTTTGGTGACGCCTACCAGTGATCTGGGCAAGATCCTTGCTTGTATGCATG GGCTGGATATAGGTGGTGAGATGAACATGACCTCAGGCATACAAGTTGCTCAGTTGGCTCTTAAACACCGACAAAATAAAAAACAACAACAAAGGATTATAGTTTTTGCTGGAAG TCCGGTCAAATATGACAAGAATGTGCTGGAGGTAATTGGGAGAAAGTTAAAAAAGAATAGTGTGGCACTCGACATTGTTGATTTTGGAGAAGCTGATGATACAAAGCCTGAAAAACTGGAAGCTCTTCTTGCTGCTGTAAATAACAATGATAGCAGCCACATCGTTCATGTTCCTTCTGGTCCAAATGCTCTTTCAGATGTACTTATAAG CACTCCCATATTCACGGGGGATGGGGATGGAGGAAGTGGTTTTGCTGCTGCTGCCGCTGCTGCAAGTGGCATGTCTGGTTTTGATTTTGGTGTTGATCCTAATGTAGATCCTGAGCTGGCTCTTGCACTTAGAATATCAATGGAAGAGGAGAGAGCAAGGCAAGAAGCTGCTGCAAAAAAGGCTGCTGAGGATGCTgctaaacaagaaaaagaaggggaACAAGCTTCAAGTTCTCATGATGTCACTATGGTTGAACCTGTTGGTGGTTCCACTCATCAAGTTAGTGAGAAGAAAAATGATCTAATG GATGATGAGACTGCCTTGTTACAGCAAGCTTTTGCAATGTCTATGGATGACACGGGGTCCACTGGTCTAGCTACAGGAGATGCTAATATGTCAGACACTACATCAGATGACAAAGAGTTGGCTTTTG CCCTACAAATGTCAGCACAGGAAAATGCAAAGGATTCATCAAACCAGTCTGAGATGAACAGGGTTCTGGGTGACCAGTCCTTTGTTTCATCCATCCTTACTTCG CTCCCTGGAGTTGATCCTAATGACCCTTCTGTAAAAGAGTTGCTGGCATCTTTGGAAAGCCAATCAGAG CCTCAGCAAAAGAAAAGTGAAGATAAACCAGAAGATAGAGGTGACAATTAA
- the LOC105055077 gene encoding 26S proteasome non-ATPase regulatory subunit 4 homolog isoform X2, which produces MVLEATMICIDNSEWMRNGDYSPTRLQAQVDAINLICGAKTQSNPENTVGILTMAGKGVRVLVTPTSDLGKILACMHGLDIGGEMNMTSGIQVAQLALKHRQNKKQQQRIIVFAGSPVKYDKNVLEVIGRKLKKNSVALDIVDFGEADDTKPEKLEALLAAVNNNDSSHIVHVPSGPNALSDVLISTPIFTGDGDGGSGFAAAAAAASGMSGFDFGVDPNVDPELALALRISMEEERARQEAAAKKAAEDAAKQEKEGEQASSSHDVTMVEPVGGSTHQVSEKKNDLMDDETALLQQAFAMSMDDTGSTGLATGDANMSDTTSDDKELAFALQMSAQENAKDSSNQSEMNRVLGDQSFVSSILTSLPGVDPNDPSVKELLASLESQSEQKKSEDKPEDRGDN; this is translated from the exons ATGGTTCTCGAG GCCACCATGATCTGTATCGATAATTCGGAGTGGATGAGGAACGGGGACTACTCCCCCACCCGACTCCAAGCCCAAGTCGACGCCATCAATCTTATCTGCGGAGCTAAAACGCAG TCGAATCCGGAAAATACGGTGGGTATTCTGACCATGGCGGGCAAAGGGGTCCGCGTTTTGGTGACGCCTACCAGTGATCTGGGCAAGATCCTTGCTTGTATGCATG GGCTGGATATAGGTGGTGAGATGAACATGACCTCAGGCATACAAGTTGCTCAGTTGGCTCTTAAACACCGACAAAATAAAAAACAACAACAAAGGATTATAGTTTTTGCTGGAAG TCCGGTCAAATATGACAAGAATGTGCTGGAGGTAATTGGGAGAAAGTTAAAAAAGAATAGTGTGGCACTCGACATTGTTGATTTTGGAGAAGCTGATGATACAAAGCCTGAAAAACTGGAAGCTCTTCTTGCTGCTGTAAATAACAATGATAGCAGCCACATCGTTCATGTTCCTTCTGGTCCAAATGCTCTTTCAGATGTACTTATAAG CACTCCCATATTCACGGGGGATGGGGATGGAGGAAGTGGTTTTGCTGCTGCTGCCGCTGCTGCAAGTGGCATGTCTGGTTTTGATTTTGGTGTTGATCCTAATGTAGATCCTGAGCTGGCTCTTGCACTTAGAATATCAATGGAAGAGGAGAGAGCAAGGCAAGAAGCTGCTGCAAAAAAGGCTGCTGAGGATGCTgctaaacaagaaaaagaaggggaACAAGCTTCAAGTTCTCATGATGTCACTATGGTTGAACCTGTTGGTGGTTCCACTCATCAAGTTAGTGAGAAGAAAAATGATCTAATG GATGATGAGACTGCCTTGTTACAGCAAGCTTTTGCAATGTCTATGGATGACACGGGGTCCACTGGTCTAGCTACAGGAGATGCTAATATGTCAGACACTACATCAGATGACAAAGAGTTGGCTTTTG CCCTACAAATGTCAGCACAGGAAAATGCAAAGGATTCATCAAACCAGTCTGAGATGAACAGGGTTCTGGGTGACCAGTCCTTTGTTTCATCCATCCTTACTTCG CTCCCTGGAGTTGATCCTAATGACCCTTCTGTAAAAGAGTTGCTGGCATCTTTGGAAAGCCAATCAGAG CAAAAGAAAAGTGAAGATAAACCAGAAGATAGAGGTGACAATTAA